A part of Vespa crabro chromosome 20, iyVesCrab1.2, whole genome shotgun sequence genomic DNA contains:
- the LOC124431039 gene encoding zinc finger protein 300-like isoform X1 translates to MCARLLACPLCSQPSFTTLDALRAGLVSVATRPLMCPVCNEVLVGIDKLTIHLFGHTININDNSIQLSKPININVDNNEINNQNVQVKNALHNWNLLHKETVDTGQSYNKKDKSKNCCDIDHTTQSCCTISNSINKTLMMNSQTKVQNEGSFNESSQVIQLSDQLCQNTSTNECLYNKQNNRLFLESQDDTSEVISELSKTNSLEDCYKNSNTQEENSQLREMNKLEGIWIENLSQVSNQHSTIKKELSLCPDKTQEIILKQTEINNDQYNLKNNLIISFPHVMTMSENVNVLPSEINNKQNLDDHKKTLTHSIVEVKSDQNVNGEKIISNLKIVKEKTERCNICGFHFPDHNILVLHKQLIHMVDEQNSNVTSENLLKSYSCHLCSKVFKMRGSLMIHMRVAHIGHNWGFLSKDGDAPMGINNNGYNCPTCGKNFKKEQHVIQHLKTHEGKQWECDVCSKMFTTKYFLKKHKRLHSGEMPYKCNICDKTFTFQQSYHKHRLYHKDDKPHMCTTCGRSFKELSTLHNHERIHTGEKPFACETCGKCFRQRVSYLVHRRIHTGVMPYTCTMCGKSFRYKVSQRTHKCPIQQFTAQQQSNEIVQTSDVTSVMQENCNEANHSQETNSSQQIKQILNGINDKDNKFVLIINAQGQTVLTRESDLENEQEGNFAKTKDTNKNSNEDIWNSDNSKNLNSKNSTNQSDKLLSDNRNNVQDTTDFFSLVMSPLENNLSSPTSEMEHLRLSSPISKNISQPLFSNFRHPSENINENIIHTDVEETYNAVDSIRCSFETINEESLKQLLYSIDKK, encoded by the exons ATGTGCGCTCGTCTTTTAGCATGTCCTTTATGTTCTCAACCCAGTTTTACAACTTTAGATGCTTTACGAGCAGGCCTTGTAAGTGTAGCTACTAGACCACTTATGTGTCCTGTATGTAATGAGGTATTAGTTGGTATAGATAAATTGACTATACATCTATTTGGACatactataaatataaatgataattcaaTACAATTATCAAAacctattaatattaatgtagaTAATAATGAGATCAATAATCAAAATGTCCAAGTTAAGAATGCCCTTCATAACTGGAATCTATTACATAAGGAAACCGTAGACACAGGTcaaagttataataaaaaagataaaagtaaaaattgttGCGATATAGATCATACAACGCAATCTTGTTGTACGATTTCaaatagtataaataaaacattgatGATGAATTCACAAACTAAAGTACAAAATGAAGGATCATTTAATGAGAGTTCACAAGTTATACAATTGTCCGATCAACTTTGTCAAAATACAAGTACAAATGAATGTttgtataataaacaaaataatagatTGTTTTTAGAATCACAGGATGATACGTCAGAAGTGATAAGCGAGTTATCGAAAACAAATTCTTTGGAAGATTGctacaaaaatagtaatacacAAGAGGAAAATTCACAACTAAGAGAAATGAACAAACTAGAAGGTATTTggatagaaaatttatcacAAGTGTCTAATCAACATTccacaataaaaaaagaattatcattaTGCCCTGATAAAACTCAAGAGATTATCTTAAAGCAAACAGAAATCAATAATgatcaatataatttaaaaaataatttgatcatCAGTTTTCCACATGTTATGACAATGTCGGAAAATGTTAATGTTTTACCatcagaaataaataataaacaaaacttAGATGATCATAAAAAAACCTTAACTCATTCAATCGTCGAAGTAAAATCAGATCAGAATGTAAAtggtgaaaaaataatatcaaatcttAAGATTGTAAAGGAAAAGACTGAAAGATGTAATATATGTGGCTTCCACTTTCCAGATCATAACATACTTGTTTTGCATAAACAATTAATTCATATGGTCGATGAACAAAATAGTAATGTTACATCtgagaatttattaaaaagttattcTTGCCATTTGTGTTCTAAAGTTTTCAAAATGCGTGGCAGTTTAATGATACATATGAGAGTAGCACATATTGGTCACAATTGGG GTTTTTTATCAAAAGATGGAGATGCACCAATgggaattaataataatggatataATTGTCCCACTTGtgggaaaaattttaaaaaa gAACAGCATGTTATACAACATTTGAAAACACACGAAGGCAAACAATGGGAATGTGATGTCTGTAGTAAAATGTTCACAACAaagtattttttgaaaaagcaTAAAAGATTACATTCAGGTGAAATGCCATATAAATGTAACATTTGTGATAAGACATTTACTTTTCAACAATCATATCACAAACACAGATTGTATCATAAAGATGACAAACCACATATGTGCACTACTTGTGGTAGATCATTTAAAGAACTCTCTACATTGCACAATCATGAACGAATTCATACAGGGGAGAAACCTTTTGCATGTGAAACTTGtg gaaaaTGTTTTCGACAACGCGTGTCTTACTTAGTACACCGTAGAATTCACACAGGCGTTATGCCATACACATGCACAATGTGTGGAAAAAGTTTTAGATATAAA gtAAGCCAACGAACACATAAATGCCCAATACAACAATTCACTGCTCAACAGCAATCAAATGAAATAGTTCAAACATCAGATGTGACATCGGTTATGCAAGAAAATTGCAATGAGGCAAATCATTCGCAAGAAACTAATTCTTCGcaacaaataaaacaaatattaaacggtattaacgataaggataataaatttgttcttATAATAAATGCTCAAGGTCAAACTGTGTTAACAAGAGAATCAGATCTTGAAAACGAACAGGAAGGAAATTttgcaaaaacaaaagatacaaataaaaattcaaacgaaGATATATGGAATTCTGACAACTCCAAAAATCTCAATTCAAAAAATTCTACAAATCAATCTGATAAATTATTGTCAGATAACAGGAACAATGTACAAGATACTACAGATTTTTTCTCATTAGTAATGTCaccattagaaaataatttgtcaTCACCTACATCTGAAATGGAACATTTGAGACTTTCTTCTCctatatcaaaaaatatttcacaacCACTATTCAGTAATTTTAGACATCCTTcggaaaatataaatgaaaatataattcatacaGATGTAGAAGAAACATATAACGCCGTCGATAGTATCAGGTGTTCTTTTGAAACAATAAATGAAGAATCgttaaaacaattactatatagtatagataagaaataa
- the LOC124431039 gene encoding zinc finger protein 300-like isoform X2, translating to MCARLLACPLCSQPSFTTLDALRAGLVSVATRPLMCPVCNEVLVGIDKLTIHLFGHTININDNSIQLSKPININVDNNEINNQNVQVKNALHNWNLLHKETVDTGQSYNKKDKSKNCCDIDHTTQSCCTISNSINKTLMMNSQTKVQNEGSFNESSQVIQLSDQLCQNTSTNECLYNKQNNRLFLESQDDTSEVISELSKTNSLEDCYKNSNTQEENSQLREMNKLEGIWIENLSQVSNQHSTIKKELSLCPDKTQEIILKQTEINNDQYNLKNNLIISFPHVMTMSENVNVLPSEINNKQNLDDHKKTLTHSIVEVKSDQNVNDHNILVLHKQLIHMVDEQNSNVTSENLLKSYSCHLCSKVFKMRGSLMIHMRVAHIGHNWGFLSKDGDAPMGINNNGYNCPTCGKNFKKEQHVIQHLKTHEGKQWECDVCSKMFTTKYFLKKHKRLHSGEMPYKCNICDKTFTFQQSYHKHRLYHKDDKPHMCTTCGRSFKELSTLHNHERIHTGEKPFACETCGKCFRQRVSYLVHRRIHTGVMPYTCTMCGKSFRYKVSQRTHKCPIQQFTAQQQSNEIVQTSDVTSVMQENCNEANHSQETNSSQQIKQILNGINDKDNKFVLIINAQGQTVLTRESDLENEQEGNFAKTKDTNKNSNEDIWNSDNSKNLNSKNSTNQSDKLLSDNRNNVQDTTDFFSLVMSPLENNLSSPTSEMEHLRLSSPISKNISQPLFSNFRHPSENINENIIHTDVEETYNAVDSIRCSFETINEESLKQLLYSIDKK from the exons ATGTGCGCTCGTCTTTTAGCATGTCCTTTATGTTCTCAACCCAGTTTTACAACTTTAGATGCTTTACGAGCAGGCCTTGTAAGTGTAGCTACTAGACCACTTATGTGTCCTGTATGTAATGAGGTATTAGTTGGTATAGATAAATTGACTATACATCTATTTGGACatactataaatataaatgataattcaaTACAATTATCAAAacctattaatattaatgtagaTAATAATGAGATCAATAATCAAAATGTCCAAGTTAAGAATGCCCTTCATAACTGGAATCTATTACATAAGGAAACCGTAGACACAGGTcaaagttataataaaaaagataaaagtaaaaattgttGCGATATAGATCATACAACGCAATCTTGTTGTACGATTTCaaatagtataaataaaacattgatGATGAATTCACAAACTAAAGTACAAAATGAAGGATCATTTAATGAGAGTTCACAAGTTATACAATTGTCCGATCAACTTTGTCAAAATACAAGTACAAATGAATGTttgtataataaacaaaataatagatTGTTTTTAGAATCACAGGATGATACGTCAGAAGTGATAAGCGAGTTATCGAAAACAAATTCTTTGGAAGATTGctacaaaaatagtaatacacAAGAGGAAAATTCACAACTAAGAGAAATGAACAAACTAGAAGGTATTTggatagaaaatttatcacAAGTGTCTAATCAACATTccacaataaaaaaagaattatcattaTGCCCTGATAAAACTCAAGAGATTATCTTAAAGCAAACAGAAATCAATAATgatcaatataatttaaaaaataatttgatcatCAGTTTTCCACATGTTATGACAATGTCGGAAAATGTTAATGTTTTACCatcagaaataaataataaacaaaacttAGATGATCATAAAAAAACCTTAACTCATTCAATCGTCGAAGTAAAATCAGATCAGAATGTAAAtg ATCATAACATACTTGTTTTGCATAAACAATTAATTCATATGGTCGATGAACAAAATAGTAATGTTACATCtgagaatttattaaaaagttattcTTGCCATTTGTGTTCTAAAGTTTTCAAAATGCGTGGCAGTTTAATGATACATATGAGAGTAGCACATATTGGTCACAATTGGG GTTTTTTATCAAAAGATGGAGATGCACCAATgggaattaataataatggatataATTGTCCCACTTGtgggaaaaattttaaaaaa gAACAGCATGTTATACAACATTTGAAAACACACGAAGGCAAACAATGGGAATGTGATGTCTGTAGTAAAATGTTCACAACAaagtattttttgaaaaagcaTAAAAGATTACATTCAGGTGAAATGCCATATAAATGTAACATTTGTGATAAGACATTTACTTTTCAACAATCATATCACAAACACAGATTGTATCATAAAGATGACAAACCACATATGTGCACTACTTGTGGTAGATCATTTAAAGAACTCTCTACATTGCACAATCATGAACGAATTCATACAGGGGAGAAACCTTTTGCATGTGAAACTTGtg gaaaaTGTTTTCGACAACGCGTGTCTTACTTAGTACACCGTAGAATTCACACAGGCGTTATGCCATACACATGCACAATGTGTGGAAAAAGTTTTAGATATAAA gtAAGCCAACGAACACATAAATGCCCAATACAACAATTCACTGCTCAACAGCAATCAAATGAAATAGTTCAAACATCAGATGTGACATCGGTTATGCAAGAAAATTGCAATGAGGCAAATCATTCGCAAGAAACTAATTCTTCGcaacaaataaaacaaatattaaacggtattaacgataaggataataaatttgttcttATAATAAATGCTCAAGGTCAAACTGTGTTAACAAGAGAATCAGATCTTGAAAACGAACAGGAAGGAAATTttgcaaaaacaaaagatacaaataaaaattcaaacgaaGATATATGGAATTCTGACAACTCCAAAAATCTCAATTCAAAAAATTCTACAAATCAATCTGATAAATTATTGTCAGATAACAGGAACAATGTACAAGATACTACAGATTTTTTCTCATTAGTAATGTCaccattagaaaataatttgtcaTCACCTACATCTGAAATGGAACATTTGAGACTTTCTTCTCctatatcaaaaaatatttcacaacCACTATTCAGTAATTTTAGACATCCTTcggaaaatataaatgaaaatataattcatacaGATGTAGAAGAAACATATAACGCCGTCGATAGTATCAGGTGTTCTTTTGAAACAATAAATGAAGAATCgttaaaacaattactatatagtatagataagaaataa
- the LOC124431039 gene encoding zinc finger protein 37-like isoform X3, which translates to MCARLLACPLCSQPSFTTLDALRAGLVSVATRPLMCPVCNEVLVGIDKLTIHLFGHTININDNSIQLSKPININVDNNEINNQNVQVKNALHNWNLLHKETVDTGQSYNKKDKSKNCCDIDHTTQSCCTISNSINKTLMMNSQTKVQNEGSFNESSQVIQLSDQLCQNTSTNECLYNKQNNRLFLESQDDTSEVISELSKTNSLEDCYKNSNTQEENSQLREMNKLEDHNILVLHKQLIHMVDEQNSNVTSENLLKSYSCHLCSKVFKMRGSLMIHMRVAHIGHNWGFLSKDGDAPMGINNNGYNCPTCGKNFKKEQHVIQHLKTHEGKQWECDVCSKMFTTKYFLKKHKRLHSGEMPYKCNICDKTFTFQQSYHKHRLYHKDDKPHMCTTCGRSFKELSTLHNHERIHTGEKPFACETCGKCFRQRVSYLVHRRIHTGVMPYTCTMCGKSFRYKVSQRTHKCPIQQFTAQQQSNEIVQTSDVTSVMQENCNEANHSQETNSSQQIKQILNGINDKDNKFVLIINAQGQTVLTRESDLENEQEGNFAKTKDTNKNSNEDIWNSDNSKNLNSKNSTNQSDKLLSDNRNNVQDTTDFFSLVMSPLENNLSSPTSEMEHLRLSSPISKNISQPLFSNFRHPSENINENIIHTDVEETYNAVDSIRCSFETINEESLKQLLYSIDKK; encoded by the exons ATGTGCGCTCGTCTTTTAGCATGTCCTTTATGTTCTCAACCCAGTTTTACAACTTTAGATGCTTTACGAGCAGGCCTTGTAAGTGTAGCTACTAGACCACTTATGTGTCCTGTATGTAATGAGGTATTAGTTGGTATAGATAAATTGACTATACATCTATTTGGACatactataaatataaatgataattcaaTACAATTATCAAAacctattaatattaatgtagaTAATAATGAGATCAATAATCAAAATGTCCAAGTTAAGAATGCCCTTCATAACTGGAATCTATTACATAAGGAAACCGTAGACACAGGTcaaagttataataaaaaagataaaagtaaaaattgttGCGATATAGATCATACAACGCAATCTTGTTGTACGATTTCaaatagtataaataaaacattgatGATGAATTCACAAACTAAAGTACAAAATGAAGGATCATTTAATGAGAGTTCACAAGTTATACAATTGTCCGATCAACTTTGTCAAAATACAAGTACAAATGAATGTttgtataataaacaaaataatagatTGTTTTTAGAATCACAGGATGATACGTCAGAAGTGATAAGCGAGTTATCGAAAACAAATTCTTTGGAAGATTGctacaaaaatagtaatacacAAGAGGAAAATTCACAACTAAGAGAAATGAACAAACTAGAAG ATCATAACATACTTGTTTTGCATAAACAATTAATTCATATGGTCGATGAACAAAATAGTAATGTTACATCtgagaatttattaaaaagttattcTTGCCATTTGTGTTCTAAAGTTTTCAAAATGCGTGGCAGTTTAATGATACATATGAGAGTAGCACATATTGGTCACAATTGGG GTTTTTTATCAAAAGATGGAGATGCACCAATgggaattaataataatggatataATTGTCCCACTTGtgggaaaaattttaaaaaa gAACAGCATGTTATACAACATTTGAAAACACACGAAGGCAAACAATGGGAATGTGATGTCTGTAGTAAAATGTTCACAACAaagtattttttgaaaaagcaTAAAAGATTACATTCAGGTGAAATGCCATATAAATGTAACATTTGTGATAAGACATTTACTTTTCAACAATCATATCACAAACACAGATTGTATCATAAAGATGACAAACCACATATGTGCACTACTTGTGGTAGATCATTTAAAGAACTCTCTACATTGCACAATCATGAACGAATTCATACAGGGGAGAAACCTTTTGCATGTGAAACTTGtg gaaaaTGTTTTCGACAACGCGTGTCTTACTTAGTACACCGTAGAATTCACACAGGCGTTATGCCATACACATGCACAATGTGTGGAAAAAGTTTTAGATATAAA gtAAGCCAACGAACACATAAATGCCCAATACAACAATTCACTGCTCAACAGCAATCAAATGAAATAGTTCAAACATCAGATGTGACATCGGTTATGCAAGAAAATTGCAATGAGGCAAATCATTCGCAAGAAACTAATTCTTCGcaacaaataaaacaaatattaaacggtattaacgataaggataataaatttgttcttATAATAAATGCTCAAGGTCAAACTGTGTTAACAAGAGAATCAGATCTTGAAAACGAACAGGAAGGAAATTttgcaaaaacaaaagatacaaataaaaattcaaacgaaGATATATGGAATTCTGACAACTCCAAAAATCTCAATTCAAAAAATTCTACAAATCAATCTGATAAATTATTGTCAGATAACAGGAACAATGTACAAGATACTACAGATTTTTTCTCATTAGTAATGTCaccattagaaaataatttgtcaTCACCTACATCTGAAATGGAACATTTGAGACTTTCTTCTCctatatcaaaaaatatttcacaacCACTATTCAGTAATTTTAGACATCCTTcggaaaatataaatgaaaatataattcatacaGATGTAGAAGAAACATATAACGCCGTCGATAGTATCAGGTGTTCTTTTGAAACAATAAATGAAGAATCgttaaaacaattactatatagtatagataagaaataa